From the genome of Mycetocola spongiae, one region includes:
- a CDS encoding GMC family oxidoreductase, with product MTTSVQSTPAERRVIIVGAGSAGSVLARRLLDAGHHVVLLEAGGPDSNPDIHDLSRMGALWESEDDWNYRTVPQAHARGLRMQLPRGRVLGGSHSLNAAIWVRCQPADFDRWEARGATGWGWESIEPLYRRIENWDGPADPRRGFAGPQDVTTKYPHSALAHSIHDAALAWGLPATADYNVGDPEGVSWEQLTLRAGRRLSSYRAYLHEERENPRLEIHCHTWVHRLLIEDGAVVGVSADTDRGPREFRAPEVVLCAGALDSPRLLLHSGIGPAGDLRRLGIPVLQDLPGVGENLHDHLLVPVIFETSRAVGEPISGVPVSQVHWFWRSRPGLEVPDTQPLAFHRPMVQEGMSAPEHGFSLMAGLITPYSRGRVTLASADPREPVLIDPNVLADPRDTAALLASLRQCREIGAQDALLRDWGAREIYPGPEGEDERALEEYMRRYVTTYHHHVGTCRMGVDDLAVVDPELRVYGVRGLRIADASIMPTITSGNTNAVALLIGERAADLMLAEG from the coding sequence ATATCCACGATCTCTCCCGGATGGGCGCGCTCTGGGAATCCGAGGACGACTGGAATTATCGCACCGTCCCGCAGGCCCACGCCCGCGGCCTGCGCATGCAACTGCCGCGCGGCCGGGTGCTGGGTGGCTCGCACTCCCTGAACGCGGCGATCTGGGTGCGCTGCCAGCCCGCCGATTTTGACCGCTGGGAGGCCCGGGGCGCCACCGGCTGGGGCTGGGAGAGCATCGAGCCGCTCTATCGGCGGATCGAAAACTGGGACGGCCCCGCCGATCCCCGCCGCGGCTTCGCGGGGCCGCAGGACGTGACCACAAAATACCCACACTCGGCGCTGGCACACTCGATCCACGACGCGGCACTGGCCTGGGGCCTGCCCGCCACCGCCGACTATAACGTGGGCGATCCGGAGGGGGTGTCCTGGGAGCAGCTCACCCTGCGCGCGGGGAGGCGGCTCTCGAGCTATCGCGCATATCTGCACGAGGAGCGGGAAAATCCGCGGCTGGAAATCCACTGCCATACCTGGGTGCACCGCCTGCTGATCGAGGACGGCGCGGTGGTGGGTGTCTCCGCCGATACCGATCGGGGGCCGCGCGAGTTCCGGGCGCCGGAGGTGGTGTTATGCGCGGGGGCGCTGGATTCCCCGCGACTGCTGCTGCACTCGGGCATCGGCCCGGCCGGGGACCTGCGGCGGCTGGGCATCCCGGTATTGCAAGATCTGCCCGGGGTGGGAGAAAACCTGCACGATCATCTCCTGGTGCCCGTGATCTTTGAGACCTCCCGGGCCGTGGGCGAACCGATCTCGGGGGTCCCGGTGAGCCAGGTGCACTGGTTCTGGCGCAGCCGCCCCGGGCTCGAGGTGCCCGATACTCAGCCGCTGGCTTTTCACCGGCCGATGGTGCAGGAGGGCATGAGCGCGCCCGAGCACGGATTCTCCCTGATGGCCGGGCTGATCACCCCGTATAGCCGCGGCCGGGTCACGCTCGCCTCGGCCGATCCGCGCGAGCCCGTGCTGATCGATCCCAATGTGTTGGCGGACCCGCGGGATACCGCCGCGCTGCTCGCCTCGCTGCGGCAGTGTCGCGAGATCGGTGCGCAGGATGCGCTGCTGCGGGACTGGGGTGCGCGCGAGATCTATCCGGGCCCGGAGGGCGAGGATGAGCGGGCGCTGGAGGAATATATGCGCCGCTATGTGACCACCTATCACCACCACGTGGGGACGTGCCGGATGGGGGTGGATGATCTGGCGGTGGTGGATCCCGAGCTGCGCGTATACGGGGTGCGTGGCCTGCGCATCGCGGATGCCTCGATCATGCCCACGATCACCTCGGGCAATACCAATGCGGTGGCGCTGCTGATCGGGGAGCGCGCCGCCGATCTGATGCTCGCCGAGGGCTAG
- a CDS encoding sigma-70 family RNA polymerase sigma factor yields MSAINPNDPRTDAALIAAVRAGDQRAFAELWRRHSPAALAVARATTTRFDAEDLVQESFSRIYRALLGGSGPESAFRAYLFTTVRNTAAAWGRGQLEDADPFLDEVIHPDSSEEARALELDGTFLGAAFRTLPERWQEVLWYTEVERLSPRELTVVLGTDSNSISALAYRAREGLRLAWVQAHLAEPGLNPECEWSVPRLGSHARGALSARHRERLSAHLLGCVSCSAADHEAREVVSHLRVLLAPLLLGGGAAGYLAWLDLGSSAAVAAPLPATLATDPGAAIRPTSVGTTASVSASAALTLALVVGGAVLAASGVAVFYPQIFGGSEAAAPGSLGAPGPAEPGDSTPPATPSPGPLPGALPAEPRRGEASAEPLGPGESPLPSAAPLPAMGTPLRPAPTPVPSPTPTSTSTRVPTPTPTPTSAPSPTPTPVPTPSPTGDRPSPVPAVPGSLAVDTAGGTLAPILSGSGEPGALLSIHAEANGPALATLTVPGSGLWVSPPVTLARGEHTLIVRQELNGRVSPDAEPLPVTQESPRFQLPETLRLPAIDGRYHVAVTGIPGTRFRLLSAGVILDEGSIPPHGVGLAQIESADIAPGEHTLELLYRDPAGSERIGPSRWLSTRVGPG; encoded by the coding sequence GTGTCCGCGATCAACCCGAACGACCCGCGAACAGATGCCGCACTAATTGCCGCCGTCAGAGCCGGAGACCAGCGCGCCTTCGCGGAGCTCTGGCGCAGGCACAGCCCCGCCGCCCTCGCCGTGGCCCGCGCCACCACCACGCGTTTTGACGCCGAGGACCTGGTGCAGGAATCATTTAGCCGGATCTATCGTGCACTCCTGGGCGGGTCCGGCCCCGAGAGCGCGTTCCGGGCCTATCTCTTCACCACCGTGCGCAATACCGCCGCCGCCTGGGGACGCGGCCAGCTCGAGGACGCCGATCCGTTCCTCGACGAGGTGATTCATCCCGATTCCAGCGAGGAGGCGCGGGCCCTCGAACTCGACGGCACGTTTCTTGGCGCCGCCTTTCGCACGCTCCCCGAACGCTGGCAGGAGGTGCTCTGGTATACCGAGGTAGAGCGGCTCAGCCCGCGCGAGCTCACGGTGGTCCTGGGCACGGATTCCAATTCCATCTCCGCCCTCGCCTATCGGGCACGCGAGGGGCTGCGCCTGGCCTGGGTCCAGGCGCACCTGGCCGAGCCCGGCCTCAACCCCGAGTGCGAGTGGAGTGTGCCCCGGCTCGGCTCGCATGCCCGCGGCGCGCTCTCGGCCCGGCATCGCGAGCGGCTGAGTGCCCATCTTCTGGGCTGTGTGTCCTGTAGCGCGGCCGATCATGAGGCGCGCGAGGTGGTCTCGCATCTGCGGGTATTGCTGGCCCCGCTGCTGCTCGGCGGCGGCGCGGCCGGTTATCTGGCCTGGCTGGATCTGGGCTCCTCCGCCGCGGTCGCGGCACCGCTGCCCGCGACGCTCGCGACCGATCCCGGGGCCGCTATTCGGCCCACCTCGGTGGGGACAACGGCATCCGTCTCCGCCTCCGCGGCCCTCACCCTGGCGCTGGTGGTGGGAGGCGCGGTGCTGGCCGCGAGCGGTGTCGCCGTGTTTTATCCGCAGATCTTTGGTGGTTCCGAGGCGGCGGCCCCGGGCAGTTTAGGTGCGCCGGGGCCCGCCGAACCGGGAGATTCCACGCCCCCGGCCACCCCCTCCCCCGGGCCGCTCCCGGGCGCGCTGCCCGCCGAGCCCCGGCGCGGGGAGGCCTCCGCGGAACCCCTCGGGCCCGGGGAATCCCCGCTCCCCTCCGCCGCACCGCTCCCGGCGATGGGGACTCCGCTGCGGCCCGCGCCCACCCCGGTTCCCTCGCCCACCCCCACCTCCACCTCCACCCGGGTTCCCACGCCCACCCCCACACCTACCTCGGCTCCCTCGCCCACGCCCACCCCGGTTCCCACGCCCTCTCCCACCGGGGACCGCCCCTCGCCCGTCCCCGCGGTTCCCGGCTCGCTCGCGGTGGATACCGCGGGCGGCACCCTCGCGCCGATCCTCTCGGGCAGCGGGGAGCCCGGCGCGCTCCTGAGCATCCACGCGGAGGCGAACGGCCCCGCGCTGGCCACGCTCACGGTGCCCGGCTCGGGACTCTGGGTATCCCCGCCCGTGACGCTGGCGCGCGGGGAGCACACCCTGATCGTGCGGCAGGAACTAAATGGCCGGGTCTCCCCGGATGCGGAACCGCTGCCGGTCACGCAGGAATCCCCGCGCTTTCAGCTGCCGGAGACCCTGCGGCTGCCCGCGATAGACGGCCGCTATCACGTGGCCGTGACAGGGATCCCCGGCACCCGCTTCCGGCTGCTCTCCGCCGGGGTAATCCTGGACGAGGGCAGCATCCCCCCGCATGGCGTGGGGCTCGCACAGATCGAGTCCGCGGATATTGCCCCCGGTGAGCACACCCTGGAACTGCTCTATCGGGACCCGGCGGGATCGGAACGGATCGGCCCCTCGCGTTGGCTCAGCACCCGGGTGGGTCCGGGCTAA
- a CDS encoding IclR family transcriptional regulator, which translates to MAHNGAVTAATPSSPGSQTLSRGIRALEILAESPAPLMIGDLAERLGVHRSVAYRIVRTLEDHSLISRDDAGRLAPGLGLAALARGVSRDLQATALPVLTALTEDLVMTTFIAVLDRTEVVTLLSVEPRHAVATVAQRPGTRHPLSEGAPGHAIQASLSATEHTLLAGGIPRAAGVDAVISSGYATSHDEVIAGLSSIAVPLRIPGSAPAALAVVFAGTPLGDEQIAERLSAAARAIRVAFP; encoded by the coding sequence ATGGCCCATAATGGAGCCGTGACCGCCGCCACCCCGTCCAGCCCGGGCTCCCAGACCCTCTCCCGCGGGATTCGTGCGCTCGAAATCCTGGCCGAGTCCCCCGCCCCGCTCATGATCGGGGACCTGGCCGAGCGCCTCGGGGTGCACCGTTCGGTGGCCTATCGCATCGTGCGCACCCTCGAGGACCACTCGCTGATCTCTCGGGATGACGCGGGCAGGCTCGCCCCCGGCCTGGGACTCGCGGCGCTCGCGCGCGGGGTCTCCCGCGATCTGCAGGCCACCGCGCTTCCGGTGCTCACCGCACTCACCGAGGACCTGGTGATGACCACATTTATCGCCGTGCTCGACCGCACCGAGGTGGTCACGCTGCTGAGCGTGGAACCGCGGCATGCGGTGGCCACCGTGGCGCAGCGCCCGGGCACCCGGCATCCGCTGTCCGAGGGGGCCCCCGGGCACGCGATCCAGGCCTCGCTCTCCGCCACCGAGCACACCCTCCTGGCCGGGGGGATCCCGCGGGCAGCGGGGGTGGACGCAGTGATCAGCAGCGGCTATGCCACGAGTCATGACGAGGTCATCGCGGGGCTCTCCAGCATCGCCGTCCCGCTGCGTATTCCCGGCAGCGCACCCGCCGCACTGGCCGTGGTCTTTGCCGGGACACCCCTGGGGGATGAGCAGATCGCCGAGAGGCTGAGCGCCGCGGCCCGTGCAATCCGCGTCGCTTTTCCCTAG
- a CDS encoding MFS transporter — MTSSLQSAPAAPARTRLPMLGLLALSFSVFLSITAEMMPTGLLPEMSAELGVSEGQIGLLVTIFAFTVVLTSTTLIRVTQRLPRHALMIAILVTLAVCNVLTAVMPSYGWIVAARVIGGLAHGMFWALTPAYAARLVPAELIGRAITIALTGGTLAMVLGVPLGTALGHAVGWRFAFAGVAVALLIGAIAVAIFLPRVPADPADPPREEGAPRSRNIAPIALLCVVVALTMTGYYSFLTYIAPFLLDRVGLPVELLSVALLVFGAAGALSLVFTGGILTRYPIPGVVIGLAGITVTVSIVAVSAHIPWLVLAAMGLWGFFFGLVPPLAQTTMLRSATPRQRDTAGAFYTTAFNVGIGGGALVGAVLLENIGLGALPVFAATLTAVALILFLISRRTIVDAVARNS; from the coding sequence ATGACCTCCTCTCTTCAGTCCGCTCCCGCGGCGCCGGCACGCACCCGCCTGCCGATGCTGGGGCTGCTTGCGCTGTCCTTTTCCGTTTTTCTCTCGATCACCGCCGAGATGATGCCCACCGGGCTGCTGCCCGAGATGAGCGCCGAGCTTGGCGTCTCCGAGGGCCAGATCGGCCTGCTCGTGACGATCTTCGCGTTTACCGTGGTGCTCACAAGTACCACGCTGATCCGGGTGACGCAGCGGCTGCCGCGGCATGCCCTGATGATCGCGATCCTGGTGACGCTCGCGGTATGTAATGTGCTGACCGCCGTGATGCCCAGCTATGGCTGGATCGTGGCGGCGCGCGTGATCGGCGGGCTCGCCCACGGCATGTTCTGGGCGCTGACCCCCGCCTATGCGGCGCGGCTGGTGCCCGCCGAGCTGATCGGTCGCGCGATCACCATCGCCCTGACCGGTGGCACGCTCGCGATGGTGCTGGGTGTGCCGCTGGGCACCGCGCTGGGACACGCGGTGGGCTGGCGTTTTGCCTTCGCCGGGGTGGCCGTGGCGCTGCTGATCGGGGCGATTGCCGTGGCGATTTTCCTGCCGCGGGTGCCCGCGGATCCCGCCGATCCCCCGCGCGAGGAGGGTGCACCCAGATCGCGTAATATTGCGCCGATCGCGCTGCTCTGTGTGGTGGTGGCGCTCACGATGACCGGGTACTACTCGTTCCTGACCTATATTGCGCCGTTCCTGCTGGATCGGGTGGGGCTGCCGGTGGAGCTGCTGAGTGTGGCGCTGCTGGTCTTTGGTGCGGCGGGGGCCCTGTCGCTGGTATTCACCGGCGGAATCCTCACCCGCTACCCGATTCCGGGAGTGGTGATTGGCCTGGCCGGGATCACCGTGACGGTGAGTATCGTGGCGGTCTCCGCGCATATCCCGTGGCTCGTGCTCGCGGCGATGGGCCTCTGGGGGTTCTTTTTTGGGCTGGTTCCCCCGCTCGCGCAGACCACGATGCTGCGCTCGGCCACGCCGCGGCAGCGCGATACGGCCGGGGCGTTTTATACCACCGCGTTTAACGTGGGTATTGGTGGCGGGGCGCTCGTGGGGGCCGTGCTGCTGGAAAATATCGGGCTTGGTGCTCTGCCGGTATTTGCCGCGACGCTCACCGCGGTGGCGCTGATCCTCTTCCTGATCTCGCGCCGCACGATTGTGGACGCGGTGGCCCGCAACTCCTAG
- a CDS encoding aldehyde dehydrogenase family protein — MTTQLFINGEWVPGSAAAINTLNPATGEVITGVASASPAEVDGAVAAARAALAAPAWAGLLPVQRAALLFRLADLIEENAEELARLETTDQGQPLAISRAVSVTGAAEHFRYFAGWVTKIQGSTNPISYPDTLHYTRREPIGVNALITPWNFPLMILSWKLSPALATGNTVVIKPSEVTPLSALRLVELAVRAGFPPGVINLVTGDGAVGALLSAHPDVDHLSYTGSTAVGRVITRAAADSNLKRLTLELGGKAPSIIAADADIDAAVAGNLAGAILNSGQVCAAYTRFYVDAAREAEFVDKMAAGLAALRLGPGLEEGTQLGPLVSERHLTHVRDLVAGGLRAGAEVITGGQRAPGAGYFFEPTLLTGVRDDMAIMHEEVFGPVLAVTAYDAAEELDAVIARANNTEYGLAATVWTRDIATSQRLANGIRAGAVFVNMPPIPDMAAPWGGYRASGWGREMGPQALDAYTETKAVWLHYGRE; from the coding sequence ATGACCACCCAACTTTTTATCAACGGCGAATGGGTCCCCGGCTCGGCGGCCGCCATCAACACGCTGAATCCCGCCACCGGGGAGGTGATCACCGGGGTGGCCTCGGCCTCCCCCGCGGAGGTGGACGGCGCCGTGGCCGCGGCCCGCGCCGCCCTCGCCGCCCCCGCCTGGGCCGGGCTGCTGCCCGTGCAACGCGCCGCCCTGCTCTTCCGCCTCGCCGATCTGATCGAGGAAAACGCCGAGGAGCTCGCCCGGCTGGAAACCACCGATCAGGGCCAGCCGCTCGCGATCTCGCGCGCCGTCTCGGTGACGGGCGCCGCCGAACACTTCCGCTATTTTGCCGGCTGGGTCACGAAGATTCAGGGCAGCACCAATCCGATCTCCTATCCGGATACGCTGCACTATACGCGGCGCGAGCCGATCGGGGTGAACGCGCTGATCACGCCGTGGAACTTCCCCCTGATGATCCTGTCCTGGAAGCTGTCACCGGCGCTGGCCACGGGCAATACCGTGGTGATTAAACCCTCCGAGGTGACCCCGCTCAGCGCGCTGCGGCTCGTGGAGCTTGCGGTCCGCGCCGGTTTCCCGCCGGGCGTGATCAATCTGGTCACCGGGGATGGCGCGGTCGGGGCGCTGCTCTCCGCGCATCCCGATGTGGACCACCTCTCCTATACCGGCTCCACCGCGGTGGGGCGCGTCATCACCCGGGCGGCGGCCGATTCCAATCTGAAGCGGCTCACGCTGGAGCTCGGCGGGAAGGCCCCGTCGATCATCGCGGCCGATGCCGATATCGACGCCGCCGTCGCGGGGAACCTCGCCGGGGCGATCCTCAATAGCGGGCAGGTGTGCGCCGCCTATACGCGGTTTTATGTGGACGCCGCGCGCGAGGCCGAGTTTGTGGACAAGATGGCCGCGGGCCTCGCGGCACTGCGCCTGGGCCCCGGGCTCGAGGAGGGCACCCAGCTGGGGCCGCTGGTATCGGAGCGGCACCTGACCCATGTGCGCGACCTGGTCGCCGGCGGCCTGCGCGCCGGCGCCGAGGTGATCACGGGCGGGCAGCGGGCCCCGGGCGCGGGCTATTTTTTTGAGCCCACGCTCCTGACCGGGGTGCGGGATGACATGGCCATCATGCACGAGGAGGTATTTGGTCCCGTGCTCGCCGTGACCGCCTATGACGCAGCCGAGGAACTTGATGCCGTGATCGCGCGGGCCAATAACACCGAATACGGGCTTGCCGCCACGGTGTGGACCCGGGATATCGCCACCAGCCAACGCCTGGCCAATGGCATCCGCGCGGGTGCGGTCTTTGTGAATATGCCGCCGATCCCGGATATGGCGGCGCCCTGGGGCGGCTATCGTGCCTCGGGCTGGGGCCGCGAGATGGGGCCGCAGGCCCTCGACGCCTATACCGAGACCAAGGCGGTCTGGCTGCATTACGGCCGGGAATAG
- the purU gene encoding formyltetrahydrofolate deformylase gives MTLNCADRPGIVHAISGAIVAARGNITESQQFSSADTGRFFMRLQVESLTEQSIFAEALREIAAHYDMTWTLDEVGRPLRTLVLASKAAHCVNDLLFRQRAGQLPVEIPLVLANHPDLSDLAAFYGVPFESRAVTDPASKAAFEERVLEAVAEHDIELVVLARYMQILSPELCTALAGKAINIHHSFLPGFKGANPYRQAHARGVKLIGATAHFVTSDLDEGPIIEQNVVRVDHSRSPEQLISIGQDEESRTLTQAVRWFSEDRILLDGARTIIFR, from the coding sequence ATGACGCTGAACTGCGCCGATCGACCCGGAATCGTCCACGCCATCAGCGGCGCGATCGTGGCCGCGCGCGGAAATATCACCGAGAGCCAGCAGTTCTCGAGCGCCGATACCGGCCGCTTTTTCATGCGTCTACAGGTGGAGTCCCTCACCGAGCAGTCCATATTTGCCGAGGCACTGCGCGAGATCGCGGCTCACTATGACATGACCTGGACCCTCGACGAGGTGGGCCGCCCGCTGCGCACCCTGGTGCTGGCAAGCAAGGCCGCGCACTGCGTGAACGACCTGCTCTTCCGCCAGCGCGCGGGACAGCTGCCCGTGGAGATCCCGCTGGTCCTCGCCAATCACCCCGATCTTTCCGATCTGGCAGCGTTTTATGGCGTCCCGTTTGAGTCCCGCGCGGTGACCGATCCGGCGAGCAAGGCCGCATTTGAGGAGCGCGTGCTGGAGGCCGTGGCCGAGCACGATATCGAGCTGGTGGTGCTGGCGCGCTATATGCAGATCCTCTCCCCCGAGCTGTGCACGGCGCTCGCGGGTAAGGCCATTAATATTCACCACTCCTTCCTGCCCGGCTTTAAAGGGGCAAATCCCTATCGCCAGGCGCATGCGCGCGGCGTAAAGCTGATCGGTGCCACCGCGCATTTTGTCACGAGCGATCTGGACGAGGGCCCGATCATCGAGCAGAACGTGGTGCGCGTGGATCACTCGCGCTCGCCCGAGCAGCTCATCTCGATCGGCCAGGACGAGGAGAGCCGCACCCTGACCCAGGCCGTGCGCTGGTTCTCCGAGGATCGCATCCTGCTCGATGGTGCCCGCACGATCATTTTCCGCTAG
- a CDS encoding thioredoxin family protein, with protein sequence MSTREITVENFETTITENPIVLVDFWAEWCGPCLAFAPVFEGASEAHPDVVFGKVDTEAQRELAAGFQITSIPTLMAFRENIIVFSQPGALNAAQLDTVLLGVKALDMDDVRAQIAAQGAANNGE encoded by the coding sequence ATGAGCACGCGCGAGATCACCGTCGAAAATTTTGAAACCACGATCACCGAGAACCCCATCGTCCTGGTGGATTTTTGGGCCGAGTGGTGTGGCCCGTGCCTCGCCTTTGCCCCGGTATTTGAGGGGGCCTCGGAGGCCCACCCGGACGTGGTATTTGGCAAGGTGGATACCGAGGCGCAGCGCGAACTGGCCGCGGGTTTTCAGATCACCTCGATCCCCACGCTCATGGCCTTCCGCGAGAATATCATCGTGTTTTCGCAGCCCGGCGCGCTGAATGCAGCCCAGCTGGACACCGTCTTGCTCGGGGTGAAGGCCCTGGATATGGACGATGTGCGCGCGCAGATCGCCGCCCAGGGCGCCGCCAATAACGGCGAATAG
- a CDS encoding AraC-like ligand-binding domain-containing protein encodes MTSLAPRAAPDLTLSEFRHAVSASFVPLRVDSPEGHAFRGRIRSAQTEGIHFTEVSAGPHRVERTPELIRRTRRQFYKLSLQLSGTGTLRQAGREAVLGPGDIALYETDRPYRLEFSGPFRVLVVMFPPRVLALPPEVVSTLTAVRVGSESQLTALITPFLSGLADHFELLGGETGRRLAHNALDLVSTVFSHEWAPRRDAESPRHALLRQILEFISDNLGVAGLGPASIAEAHFMSTRYLHALFHERGTTVSSWIRTQRLEYARRDLVSPARAAEPIAAVAARWGFPDAAHFSRVFRAEFGQSPSGLRRLALNAPHPAPAPPG; translated from the coding sequence GTGACCAGCCTTGCCCCGCGGGCAGCCCCGGATCTCACGCTGAGCGAGTTCCGCCATGCCGTCTCCGCGTCCTTTGTGCCGCTGCGGGTGGACAGCCCCGAGGGGCACGCGTTCCGCGGCCGCATCCGCAGCGCCCAGACCGAGGGCATCCACTTCACGGAGGTCTCCGCGGGCCCACACCGGGTCGAGCGCACCCCCGAGCTCATCCGGCGCACCCGCCGGCAGTTTTATAAACTCAGCCTGCAGCTCAGCGGCACCGGCACGCTGCGCCAGGCCGGGCGCGAGGCGGTGCTGGGTCCCGGAGATATCGCGCTCTACGAGACCGACCGGCCGTATCGGCTGGAGTTTTCCGGCCCGTTCCGGGTGCTGGTGGTGATGTTTCCGCCGCGCGTTCTTGCGCTTCCGCCCGAGGTGGTCTCCACCCTCACGGCGGTGCGGGTGGGTTCCGAGTCTCAGCTCACCGCGCTGATCACGCCGTTCCTATCCGGCCTCGCCGATCATTTTGAGCTGCTCGGCGGGGAGACCGGCCGCCGGCTCGCCCATAATGCGCTGGATCTGGTGTCCACCGTCTTCTCCCATGAGTGGGCCCCGCGGCGCGATGCCGAAAGCCCCCGGCACGCGCTCCTGCGGCAGATCCTCGAGTTCATCTCCGACAACCTGGGGGTCGCGGGGCTGGGCCCGGCCAGCATCGCCGAGGCCCATTTTATGTCAACCCGCTATCTGCATGCGCTCTTCCACGAGCGCGGCACCACCGTCTCCTCCTGGATCCGCACGCAGCGGCTGGAATATGCGCGCCGCGATCTGGTCTCCCCCGCCCGGGCAGCCGAGCCCATCGCCGCGGTGGCCGCGCGCTGGGGTTTTCCGGATGCCGCGCATTTCAGCCGCGTTTTTCGGGCCGAGTTTGGCCAGTCCCCGAGCGGCCTGCGTCGGCTCGCGCTGAACGCCCCGCATCCGGCTCCCGCGCCGCCCGGCTAG